CGGCCGGTCCCGATGTACGCCCGGCGCTGGGCGAGCCGGCCGAGGTGGCCAAGACGCTGGTCGCCGAGGCCCGTACCGGCGCCGACGTGGTGCGGTTGGTGGCCGGTGACCCGCTGACGGTCGACGCGGTGATCACCGAGGTGAACGCCGTCGCGCGAAGCCACCTGCACCTCGAGATCGTGCCCGGCCTGGCGCCGACCGGCGCCGTCCCCACCTATGCGGGGCTGCCGCTGGGTTCGTCGCACACGGTTGCCGACGTGCGCGACCCGCATGTGGATTGGGAGGCTTTGGCCGCGGCCCCCGGCCCGCTGATCCTGCAGGCCACCGCGTCGCACCTGGCCGACGCGGCGCGCACTCTGATCGAGCACGGGCTGGCCGAGAGCACCCCCTGCGTGGTGACCGCGCAGGGCACGACCTGCCAGCAGCGTTCGATCGAAACCACGCTGGGCGGTTTGACCGACTCGGCCGTCCTGGGCGGGACGGACCCCGGGGGCCCGTTGACCGGGCCGCTGGTGGTGACCATCGGTAAGACGGTGGCCAGCCGGGCGAAGCTGAACTGGTGGGAGAGCCGCGCGCTGTACGGCTGGACCGTGCTGGTGCCCCGCACCAAGGACCAGGCCGGCGAGATGAGCGAGCGGCTGACGTCCTACGGCGCGCTGCCGATCGAGGTGCCGACCATCGCCGTCGAGCCACCCCGCAGCCCCGCGCAGATGGAGCGGGCCGTCAAGGGCTTGGTCGACGGCCGTTTCCAGTGGGTGGTGTTCACCTCCACCAACGCGGTGCGCGCGGTGTGGGAGAAGTTCAACGAGTTCGGTCTGGACGCCCGTGCGTTCTCCGGGGTGAAGATCGCCTGCGTCGGCGAGGCCACGGCCGACCGGGTGCGCGCTTTCGGGATCAGCCCCGAGCTGGTGC
This genomic interval from Mycobacterium sp. SMC-2 contains the following:
- a CDS encoding uroporphyrinogen-III synthase; translated protein: MTTRGRKPRPGRITYVGSGPGDPGLLTTRAATVLANAALVFTDPDVPEPVLALIGKDLPPVSGPAPADAAAGDGEAATGGAEQPAVISAGPDVRPALGEPAEVAKTLVAEARTGADVVRLVAGDPLTVDAVITEVNAVARSHLHLEIVPGLAPTGAVPTYAGLPLGSSHTVADVRDPHVDWEALAAAPGPLILQATASHLADAARTLIEHGLAESTPCVVTAQGTTCQQRSIETTLGGLTDSAVLGGTDPGGPLTGPLVVTIGKTVASRAKLNWWESRALYGWTVLVPRTKDQAGEMSERLTSYGALPIEVPTIAVEPPRSPAQMERAVKGLVDGRFQWVVFTSTNAVRAVWEKFNEFGLDARAFSGVKIACVGEATADRVRAFGISPELVPSGEQSSLGLLDDFPPYDSVFDPVNRVLLPRADIATETLAEGLRERGWEIEDVTAYRTVRAAPPPAETREMIKTGGFDAVCFTSSSTVRNLVGIAGKPHARTIIACIGPKTAETAAEFGLRVDVQPETAAVGPLVDALAEHAARLRAEGALPPPRKKSRRR